ATGGCTGGGGTGGATGGATTCGAACCATCGATGGCGGATCCAAAGTCCGCTGCCTTGCCGCTTGGCTACACCCCACAATGTGCAACGGTCATTATAGCCTCTATGTTTAAATTTAGGCAAGTCCAACATGGAACTTTCATCTCAGAATGTACAAAATAGTCTGTAGCATTTATAATCAATTTGATTTAGCTATATTTGGAAGATGGGGGACAAAATATTATGTGGACTTTGAACGATGGGATTTCAGTTCTTCGGGAAAAGGGAGCAAAAATCACTGCGCAGCGCATAGCCATACTCAAAAAGCTGGAAGGCCGCACCGACCACCCGTCGGCTGATTCTCTTTATCGCGAGCTGGTCACGGAGTATCCTACGATGTCTGTTGCTACAGTATACAGCACGGCGCAGCTTCTCGCCGATGCAGGTCTTTTAAAAATATTGAGCATCAATGAAAAAAGGGTCTATTTCGACCCAACGACGACACTTCACGGACATTTTCTCTGTAAAAAATGCGGCAAACTTGTAGATCTTAATATCGATGAAGACATACTGTTCCGTTCCGCAGCAACTGCCAGGAACGATATAGCTCAGATACAGCAGGCGGAGGTATTCTTCTACGGGATGTGTTCCGACTGCTCGGATATCTCAGAAGAATAACTTTTCATGCGCAATGCCGCACCCATGCTAGCAGGCATCTTCCTGCTTTATTGGCCTTATATATGGTGCCGGGTTAGAAAAGAAAGCATCGACGAATATGGGTTAAGATGGGTATACGATAAGGACTCTATCCTGCAGACGCTCCTCGTGTCCGCAGGAGTATTGTCCATACTCACGCCTGTGGCGCTGTACTGGCCATGGGACACACTGCCGCACAGCAGGACGCCGGGAATGGTCATGAGCATGCTGGCATCAGGGCTTGCCGCTGCAATAATCGAGGAAACATTCTTCCGCGGCTGGGTACAGCCTATCCTGCGCAGAAAGCTGTCCGCTTTTGCGGCCATTGTAATCACAAATTTAATATTCGCACCTATACATCTGATTGCAGCTCCCAGCGTAATTTCGCTTGCAACTTTTTTCCCCGGGCTTATCATGGGCACGTTGAGGGAGAGGTATGGGAATATATTTCCTTCGATACTATTTCACTTTCTGGGTAATGTATGGGCTATCTGGTTTTTCCCATCGCCCTTTTAAGACCATCTGGGGGGATTATATTGTCTTATATGGGACATGATCTTATCTGCCGAAGGCACCATAATCATAATATTTGGACAGTTTTATATGTTTCTTTTATAGCCATCTTTCTTCTGACTGCGCCACAAGTCTCATCAGCAAATTCTGATGCCGCTCTCTTTGAGATAAGCATTGAAATGATAGAGGGCAGTCCTGTCGTCGTATCTTATCCGGGCGAAGAGCATAGGGAGATCGGTGCCGTGATCGCGCTTCCGACTGACACACGCTGGCCAAGCTATACGGCGAGCGCGTGGGGCAGACCGGGAGAGGTCTGCGCATCCGCCGTAAATGCGATACATCTGCTGGTCTCCGTCGAAAAAGAAAAAGGACGGACCATGAGCATGATCCCGAAGGAGACGATAGCGCCTGCAGCAGGCCCCGGCGCATCAATAGTGATATCCTCAAAGGCATCTTCCGGCATATTCGGGGCATTCGCTCCGCCTGTAGGGTCTGAAGTATCTATAGTTCGAAACGGCAGTATGGAAAGGACGCCGCTGGGGAAAGACGATCTGCCCCAAAAAGGCGACACTCTTATAATTACAGTTTTGAAAAAAACCCTGCCTTATATGGTTGAGATCGAAAACAGACCGGGCGGACGCATAACGGAATGGTCAGGAACCGGATCCAAAATCATAGGGCGCGTTATAAAACCGCTGGCGGGCACCGGACGCTTCGAGGGAACACTTTTCCAGAGGGCGGGGACACTCCGCGCAAACCACTGCGGGGTCATAGATTTCAGCACGTCGCCGGTGGGACAGGTCGGAGGCTTCCAGATCATCCCTTGGGATCATGCCCTTAAATCCAAAGAGATGCAGGGGGCATGGGACATGACTCAGTGGCTTATAGCCGGACCTGCGGACGGATCTTCCCCGATGGCTGCTACTTTCCCCCTTTTCAAGGGCGCTCTTGTCCCAGGACCATTTGAAGGAGAAAAACTCTGGGATATATGGTCAACATACGGAAGAAAATCACTGATAATCGCAAGGGTGAACGGAGGACCATGGCAGCCCATGCCCATAGTCTCGGGCCGCGTCGACTATGCGCTTAAAAATATAACGCACCTGAAAATCTATTTCCCGTTCACCGATGAGCCTCAGAAATAGCAACCGACAGGGCAATGTCTGTTGATTTTCACAGCCCTTGCCCTGTCGGTTACTTTGATCTCTCTTCCATTATATTATTTTTTCTTCCCTGAGTGTGCTGATCACTATTTCGCGCAACTCCGGAATTTCAAGCGCTTTTACGATAGTGGCCTTTATCCAGCCTTCACGTATACCGCAGTCAAGACGCCTTCCTTTATATACCACACCGTAAACCGGCTCTTCTTTCAACAGTGACCCGATGGCGTCTGTAAGCTGATATTCCCCGGCTTTGCCAGGCTTTATGCCGCGCAGGTGGCTGAATATAGCAGGAGAAAGCACATATCTGCCCATAATGGCAAGATCCGACGGTGCATTTTCCGGATCAGGTTTTTCAACAAGACCGTTTATCTTGAACACCCCGGGCTCAACCTCAATGGCGTCGACTATCCCGTACCTATTTGTATCCTCGTGCTCAACTTTTTCAAGGCTCAGCACAGAACTTCCGTATTTCCCCCTCACCGCATCAAGCTGCAGCAGTACAGTCGGATCGGCAATCATTACGTCATCAGGAAGGATAAGACCAAAAAATTCATCACTGCAGAACTCCTCCGCACACAAAACCGCATGACCTAACCCAAGCGGCTCATCCTGCATGGCATAACAGAAGCTGGCCAGCCTGGGGATATCATGTATAAGTTTTGCAAGATCGTCTTTACCCTGTTCCAGAAGGCGACTCTCCAAAAATTCTGAATGCTGGAAGTATTGACGTATAGTCTCCTTACCTGTGCCTGTAACAAAAATGATATCCGTACACCCTGACGCAACCGCCTCATCCACCCCGTGATGGATGAGAGGCCTGTCTATCAGCGGGAGCATCTCCTTTGGTATATCCTTTGTCGCCGGTAAAAACCGTGTCCCAAGTCCGGCAACAGGGAAAACCGCCTTTCTTATCGGTGTAAAATCAGACATGTCATCCCTCCATTGTAATGATCTCAGTTATAGTTTCCTGAAGTATATCCGCCGCTCTGTTCATCAGATCCGCGTCGCGCGATTCCACAAATATTCTGACGAGAGGCTCGGTACCCGAAGGACGCAGCAACATCCTGCCCTTCCCTGCCAGCATGGATTCAACCTCTGCTGCGGCCTTTGCAAGCCTCGGGCTGTTCATAACCACTGACTTGTCCTTTATCCTGAGGTTGCGCAGCACCTGGGGATATTTATTAAATCTGTCCACCAACGTGGAGACATCCTCTTCAAGTTCTGCCAAAGCATTCAGAAAAAGAGTCCCTGAGCAGAGGCCGTCGCCCGTATTGGCATAATCAAGCGCTATAATGTGGCCGGACTGTTCGCCGCCGAGACGACACTCCTCCCTGCGCATCGTATCAAGTACATAACGATCACCTACCCCGCAGCGAAAGACCTTTATGTCATCTTCGAGAAGAAGGTCCTCAAGTACCATGTTGCTCATAACAGTGGCGACAAGTCCGGAACCGAGGGTCCCCTTTTTTGCAAGCCATCTTCCTATTACCCAGAGGATGATATCCCCGTCGATCACCCTCCCTTTTGAATCACACATGAGAACTCTGTCTGTGTCGCCATCGTATGCTATACCTATCTCAACACCGTTTTTGACAGTTTCTGCACAGAGGTAATCCATGTGGGTGACACCGACACCGTCATTTATGTTCATCCCATCAGGTTCGTTGGCAAGAAGTGTAACTTTCCCGCCCCATTTTTCAAACAGTTGGGATACTATTGCCGAGGCAGCCCCGTTGGCCGAATCCACTGCCACACGATAATCCCTGATTTTGACCCCGCTCATCAGATCAAGAAGCGCCTTGACGTATTCGCCTGTATAGTGTTCCCCGTCAAAAATACGGCCGATGTTGCCATGCGTGGGACGGACTGCGGATGATCCTGCCTCGTCCAGCATCTCTTCTATCTCTATTTCATCATCGTCAGTAAGTTTAAATCCGTCTTTGTCCAGGAATTTTATGCCGTTATATTCCGCCGGGTTGTGCGAGGCGCTTATAACAGCTCCCCCGTCAAATGGATTGTGTGCGACGGCAAAACTTACCCCGGGTGTGGGGATGACACCGAGCACGGAAACATCGGCGCCGGCAGAGGTAATGCCGGCAGCCAGCGCCGACTCCAGCATAGTGCCGGAATGTCTTGTATCCCTGCCGACTGCGATATGAGGACTTTTAGCCCCACGGCTTTTAAGAAACAGGACATACGCTCTGCCAAGTTTAAGGGCTGCTTCTGGGGTCATCATCCCATGATTGGCGATGTCCCTCACGCCATCCGTCCCAAATAGACGGCGTATTTTTTTTGCATTCCCAATATCCATAAAGACACTCTCCTTAAAGCAGGATCATACCGGCTCCAAATCAGTCCAACGCAGTGACTGTTACCTGTTCCGGCTCTATCTTCACTACCTGAAAATCTTTTCTGAGGCCTTTTACCAGCACAGGAAGTTCTACTTTCCTTGAGACTATGTTCGAGACGTCAATGTAAAGCTCACACGGTACATTTCCGCCCTGCAGCGACTCCAATGCCAACTGGGTCCCCTCGATAGTTATATTGACCGACTCAGGCGATATCTTCCATTCCTTGCCGGGGGTATTGCCCTCTATCATTATTCCAACGTTGTAATAATTTTTCACCGCCATTTTTTTACGTATCCTGATCTCAACTTTGGCTCTGTCAGGCCCAGTTATCTCCAGATCAGGGTCGATATCTCCGGGACGCAGCGGGAGCATAAGCTGAAGATCCTGATCAAGCCCTGTTATGTCTACCGGGGGAAGGACAAGCGACTGCATTTTCTGTACAGCGGTCGGGCGTCCGCTGATCGTCACATGGTCAGGCACTACAGTGACGGAATCTATCTGAAACCCATCAGCCGGCTCCCCTATTACAGAAACCTTAACAGGGACCATCTCTCCTACGGTTTCGCGTTCCAGTGATACTGACGCATTTACATATAACGGAACAAGAGTAAATCTATCTGATCTTCCCTCATCAACGCCAAATATCTTAAGAGGCACACGAAGTTGACCGGATGTTTTGAGTTTGTCCGCAGGGATAACGGCATTTACCGCCTGTACGGTCAGGACATCTGTCTCTGGTCCGCTGAGTATGGCCTCTGCAGGCTTAATATCCACAGATGCGATTACCATTCCTTCAGGGGGCTCACCATCGACCTTCCATGTTATGGGTATTGTCCTCTCCACATGTCTGTATATTTCAACCTCCGCAGTGAGAGGATCCCAGCTCCTGATCCTTACATGCGACGGAGCATCGATCTTTATAGGCAGGCTGTATTTGCCTATCTGAAGCCCCTGAAGATCGACCTGTGCCGTGACGTCATTAGGCTCTAAACGGGAAAGGGCGTTGATACGTCCGGCAAGCTTCAGTTGTACGGTCCTTGTTTTGTTAAACATCGAATAACCGCGGGGCAGGTTATTATACTGTATCTGCACAGACATGCTCCTTGTTCCGTCGGTATTGCCGTTCCATGCTACAAACGCCCAGATAAAGACAGATATAATTATTGAGACACTATAGAGGAAGAGCTTAGTGTGAAGCTGCGGCTGCCCCTTAAT
The sequence above is drawn from the Synergistaceae bacterium genome and encodes:
- a CDS encoding transcriptional repressor; translated protein: MWTLNDGISVLREKGAKITAQRIAILKKLEGRTDHPSADSLYRELVTEYPTMSVATVYSTAQLLADAGLLKILSINEKRVYFDPTTTLHGHFLCKKCGKLVDLNIDEDILFRSAATARNDIAQIQQAEVFFYGMCSDCSDISEE
- a CDS encoding CPBP family intramembrane metalloprotease; translated protein: MRNAAPMLAGIFLLYWPYIWCRVRKESIDEYGLRWVYDKDSILQTLLVSAGVLSILTPVALYWPWDTLPHSRTPGMVMSMLASGLAAAIIEETFFRGWVQPILRRKLSAFAAIVITNLIFAPIHLIAAPSVISLATFFPGLIMGTLRERYGNIFPSILFHFLGNVWAIWFFPSPF
- a CDS encoding UTP--glucose-1-phosphate uridylyltransferase, which encodes MSDFTPIRKAVFPVAGLGTRFLPATKDIPKEMLPLIDRPLIHHGVDEAVASGCTDIIFVTGTGKETIRQYFQHSEFLESRLLEQGKDDLAKLIHDIPRLASFCYAMQDEPLGLGHAVLCAEEFCSDEFFGLILPDDVMIADPTVLLQLDAVRGKYGSSVLSLEKVEHEDTNRYGIVDAIEVEPGVFKINGLVEKPDPENAPSDLAIMGRYVLSPAIFSHLRGIKPGKAGEYQLTDAIGSLLKEEPVYGVVYKGRRLDCGIREGWIKATIVKALEIPELREIVISTLREEKII
- the glmM gene encoding phosphoglucosamine mutase is translated as MDIGNAKKIRRLFGTDGVRDIANHGMMTPEAALKLGRAYVLFLKSRGAKSPHIAVGRDTRHSGTMLESALAAGITSAGADVSVLGVIPTPGVSFAVAHNPFDGGAVISASHNPAEYNGIKFLDKDGFKLTDDDEIEIEEMLDEAGSSAVRPTHGNIGRIFDGEHYTGEYVKALLDLMSGVKIRDYRVAVDSANGAASAIVSQLFEKWGGKVTLLANEPDGMNINDGVGVTHMDYLCAETVKNGVEIGIAYDGDTDRVLMCDSKGRVIDGDIILWVIGRWLAKKGTLGSGLVATVMSNMVLEDLLLEDDIKVFRCGVGDRYVLDTMRREECRLGGEQSGHIIALDYANTGDGLCSGTLFLNALAELEEDVSTLVDRFNKYPQVLRNLRIKDKSVVMNSPRLAKAAAEVESMLAGKGRMLLRPSGTEPLVRIFVESRDADLMNRAADILQETITEIITMEG